The Primulina huaijiensis isolate GDHJ02 chromosome 17, ASM1229523v2, whole genome shotgun sequence genome window below encodes:
- the LOC140963158 gene encoding protein ELF4-LIKE 3-like — protein sequence MEGDTFPHLVNGTQFDGKISQTFQKSFVQVQNILDQNRLLINEINQNHESKIPDNLSRNAGLIRELNNNIRRVVDLYADLSSSFTKSLDNSSEGESSGGGLKSDGKAGHKRHMPG from the coding sequence ATGGAGGGGGATACATTTCCACACCTTGTAAATGGCACTCAATTTGATGGCAAGATCTCGCAAACTTTTCAAAAGAGTTTTGTTCAGGTTCAGAATATATTGGATCAGAACAGGCTACTGATCAATGAGATTAATCAGAATCACGAGTCCAAGATTCCGGACAACTTAAGCAGAAATGCAGGTTTGATTCGAGAGCTCAACAATAATATCCGAAGGGTCGTCGACCTATATGCTGATCTTTCAAGCTCTTTTACCAAATCATTGGATAATTCATCAGAAGGAGAATCGAGTGGTGGTGGCTTGAAGTCAGATGGGAAAGCTGGCCATAAAAGGCATATGCC